The Callithrix jacchus isolate 240 chromosome 20, calJac240_pri, whole genome shotgun sequence genome has a window encoding:
- the IL17C gene encoding interleukin-17C — protein sequence MMLLPGLLFLTWLHTCPAHHNPSLRGHPHTHGTPRCYSAEELPLGQAPPHLLARGAKWGQALPVALVSSLEAAGHKRKYEGSSAATQCPVLRPEELLEADTHQRSISPWRYRVDTDGDRYPQKLAFAECLCGGCIDARTGRETAALNSVHLLQSLLVLRRQPCSIHGVGPPTPGAFAFRAEFIRVPVGCTCVLPRSV from the exons ATGATG ctcctccctggcctcctgTTTCTGACCTGGCTGCACACATGCCCGGCCCACCACAACCCCTCCCTCAGGGGGCACCCCCACACTCATGGGACTCCACGCTGCTACTCGGCCGAGGAACTGCCCCTCGGCCAGGCACCCCCCCACCTGCTGGCTCGAGGTGCCAAGTGGGGGCAGGCTTTGCCTGTAGCCCTGGTGTCCAGCCTGGAGGCAGCAGGCCACAAGAGGAAGTACGAGGGGTCCTCGGCTGCAACCCAGTGCCCAGTGCTGCGTCCGGAGGAGCTGTTGGAGGCAGATACCCACCAGCGCTCCATCTCACCCTGGAGATACCG CGTGGACACGGACGGGGACCGCTACCCGCAGAAGCTGGCCTTCGCGGAGTGCCTGTGCGGAGGCTGCATCGATGCACGGACGGGCCGGGAGACGGCCGCGCTCAACTCCGTGCACCTTCTCCAGAGCCTGCTGGTGCTGCGCCGCCAGCCATGCTCCATCCACGGCGTGGGGCCCCCCACCCCCGGGGCCTTCGCCTTCCGTGCTGAGTTCATCCGCGTGCCCGTCGGCTGCACCTGCGTGCTTCCTCGGTCAGTGTGA
- the CYBA gene encoding cytochrome b-245 light chain isoform X1 has product MGQIEWAMWANEQALASGLILITGGIVATAGHFTQWYFGAYSIVAGVFVCLLEYPRGKRKKGSTMERCGQKYMTAVVKLFGPLTRNYYIRAILHLLLSVPAGFLLATILGTACLAIASGIYLLCKFLPPAERAASPGCAPSSVCAGFCVYLPRAAVRGEQWTPIEPKPRERPHVGGTIKQPPSNPPPRPPAEARKKPSEEAEAAEGPSAGPQDNPIPVTDEIV; this is encoded by the exons ATGGGGCAGATCGAGTGGGCCATGTGGGCCAACGAGCAGGCGCTGGCGTCCGGCCTGA TCCTCATCACCGGGGGCATTGTGGCCACTGCCGGGCACTTCACCCAGTGGTACTTTGGAGCCTACTCCAT TGTGGCGGGCGTGTTTGTCTGCCTGCTGGAGTACCCCCGCggaaagaggaagaagggttCCACCATGGAGCGCTG tGGGCAGAAGTACATGACCGCCGTGGTGAAGCTGTTCGGGCCCCTCACCAGGAATTACTACATTCGGGCCATCCTGCACCTCCT GCTGTCGGTGCCTGCCGGCTTCCTGCTGGCTACCATCCTCGGGACCGCCTGCCTGGCCATTGCCAGTGGCATCTACCTGCTG TGCAAGTTCCTCCCGCCCGCAGAGAGAGCTGCTTCCCCCGGGTGTGCACCTTCTAGTGTGTGTGCAGGATTCTGTGTATACCTTCCTCGT GCGGCAGTGCGCGGCGAGCAGTGGACGCCCATCGAGCCCAAGCCCCGGGAGCGGCCGCACGTCGGAGGCACCATCAAGCAGCCGCCCAGCAACCCCCCGCCGCGGCCTCCGGCCGAGGCCCGCAAGAAGCCCAGCGAGGAGGCGGAGGCGGCGGAGGGCCCCTCGGCAGGCCCCCAGGACAACCCCATCCCGGTGACCGACGAGATCGTGTGA
- the CYBA gene encoding cytochrome b-245 light chain isoform X2: MGQIEWAMWANEQALASGLILITGGIVATAGHFTQWYFGAYSIVAGVFVCLLEYPRGKRKKGSTMERCGQKYMTAVVKLFGPLTRNYYIRAILHLLLSVPAGFLLATILGTACLAIASGIYLLAAVRGEQWTPIEPKPRERPHVGGTIKQPPSNPPPRPPAEARKKPSEEAEAAEGPSAGPQDNPIPVTDEIV, translated from the exons ATGGGGCAGATCGAGTGGGCCATGTGGGCCAACGAGCAGGCGCTGGCGTCCGGCCTGA TCCTCATCACCGGGGGCATTGTGGCCACTGCCGGGCACTTCACCCAGTGGTACTTTGGAGCCTACTCCAT TGTGGCGGGCGTGTTTGTCTGCCTGCTGGAGTACCCCCGCggaaagaggaagaagggttCCACCATGGAGCGCTG tGGGCAGAAGTACATGACCGCCGTGGTGAAGCTGTTCGGGCCCCTCACCAGGAATTACTACATTCGGGCCATCCTGCACCTCCT GCTGTCGGTGCCTGCCGGCTTCCTGCTGGCTACCATCCTCGGGACCGCCTGCCTGGCCATTGCCAGTGGCATCTACCTGCTG GCGGCAGTGCGCGGCGAGCAGTGGACGCCCATCGAGCCCAAGCCCCGGGAGCGGCCGCACGTCGGAGGCACCATCAAGCAGCCGCCCAGCAACCCCCCGCCGCGGCCTCCGGCCGAGGCCCGCAAGAAGCCCAGCGAGGAGGCGGAGGCGGCGGAGGGCCCCTCGGCAGGCCCCCAGGACAACCCCATCCCGGTGACCGACGAGATCGTGTGA